In Podospora pseudopauciseta strain CBS 411.78 chromosome 2 map unlocalized CBS411.78m_2, whole genome shotgun sequence, the genomic stretch GGGCTTGCCCAGGAAAAGAATAGATAAGGCTGACCTTGTTCCGCCACGATCTCGGCGTGGGGTCACGAGCGCACAGCGAAAAATGGCGGAGatgtttcttttctctctatCTGGCGTGGACTTCCCGGAGATCTTTGAAGCAGGGAGACGTATCGAAGGCTGCTCGTTCCAAGAAATAAATGACTCgattcaacctctccaaagATACCATGACTCTTTTGGACATTCGGGGGCACCTCACACTCAACCTCAGCTCCGTTAGCGAAGCCTTTTCATCACCTTGAGTACAAACACAGCCGCACTGCAACAACATATCAATCTAATCAAGGACCACTTCGGTATAAAAaacaccgccatcatggGTTTGAAGGCCTCTTCCTTATGGGAACGGCCAGTGCTTAATTCGGTCAACAAAAAGGCCCGCAGCGTGCCTATTTTGAACCCAGTCGACCCGCATGGCCGtgtatttttcttttcgtgGATGGGTTTCATGCTTTCATTCTGGGCGTGGTACACATTCCCACCTCTTGTTGGTTCCCCATCGTCTCTTTTCTTCATGCGAGAAGTGATACTAACCAAGAGAGCACAGTTAACTGTCACAATCAGACAAGACCTTAACCTCACCAAGGAACAAGTCGCCAACTCCAACATTGTTTCTCTTGTCGCCACTCTTGCAGTGCGATTCATTGCTGGTCCACTATGCGACCAGATTGGCTCCCGGAGGGTGTTTAGCTTGATTTTGCTAGCAGGAAGTGTGCCGATTGGCTTGGCACCGTTGATCAAGGACGCGACTGGTCTTTACATCATCCGTTTCTTCATTGGAATCCTCGGCGGGTCGTTTGTACCTTGCCAGGTGTGGTGCACGGGATGGTTTGACAAGAATGTGGTGGGAACAGCCAATGCCCTGAGCGGAGGTTGGGGAAATGCTGGAGGTGGAATCACATACTTCATCATGCCTGCTGTGTATGACTCTTTGAAGTACCGATGGGGGCACAGCTCTGGGCAGGCTTGGAGGATCACCTTTGTGGTGCCGCTCGTTTGTCTGATTATCTGTGGACTGGGGTTGCTATTTTTGTGCGATGATACGCCAATGGGGAAGTGGTATGTTCATCTCTTCTCTGCTCGTGAATTCGTTTCTGGAAGGTGTTTGGTCTGACAGTTTGCATAGGGACGATAGACATCAGCATGTTCAGGAGAACCTCAAACAACACGGCGTGCAAGGAGAGATTGTGGCCGTTCCAGGTACCATCACTGGCCAGCCCCCAATTCTCTCAGCTACCCCATCAACCGACGAGGAAAAAGGTGAGAAGCTGTCTTCTTCTGAGAAGAACAGCATTTCAGCCTTTGACCACGAAGCCTCACTGTCAAAAGCCGAAGCCATCGAAACTGCGCAAGGTGAAACCATCGCCAAGCCCACTGTCAAGGAAGCAGTCTCTGTGTGTTTTAGTCTCCACGGCCTCTTCCACGTCGCGACGTACGCATGCAGCTTCGGTGGAGAGCTTGCCATCAACTCAATTCTTGCATCATACTACCTGAAGAACTTTCCCTCGCTAGGTCAAACCAATGCGTCAAACCTCGCGGCAATCTTTGGCTTTCTCAACTTTGTAACTCGACCGCTCGGTGGAGTTGTCGGAGATCTGCTTTACAACTACTGTGGAAGAAGCCTTTGGTTAAAGAAGATCTGGATCCACGTTTGCGGGTTGATGACGGGGGCGTTGCTCATCGTCATTGGCATATTGGATCCCCACCATTTGCCTACCATGGTTGGGCTCATAATCGTCATGGCTGTCTTCCATGAGGCCGGCAATGGTGCCAACTTTGCACTTGTCCCGCATGTTTACCCCTATGCGAACGGCATTCTATCCGGGCTCACCGGAGCTGGTGGAAATCTGGGCGGCGTGGTCTTCGCAATCATCTTCCGCTTCATGGATGGCGGCAGTAACTACGCAAAGGCATTCTGGATCATTGGGGTGTGTCACATCGTCTTGAACCTAGCTGTTTGTTGGATCCCACCAATTCCGAAAGGTCAGGTTGGCGGCCGTTAGGGTCTACCGCCTTGGAGGGTATAGAGTATCGCAGCTAGCCCAAATACTGTTCATGCTTCGTTGTTCTATATTGTAAATTCTGTGGGAAGCCATGATGGGCTCACTTGTGGGTGTTTAAATTGGGGACTTTTGGA encodes the following:
- a CDS encoding uncharacterized protein (EggNog:ENOG503NWEV; COG:P), which codes for MGLKASSLWERPVLNSVNKKARSVPILNPVDPHGRVFFFSWMGFMLSFWAWYTFPPLLTVTIRQDLNLTKEQVANSNIVSLVATLAVRFIAGPLCDQIGSRRVFSLILLAGSVPIGLAPLIKDATGLYIIRFFIGILGGSFVPCQVWCTGWFDKNVVGTANALSGGWGNAGGGITYFIMPAVYDSLKYRWGHSSGQAWRITFVVPLVCLIICGLGLLFLCDDTPMGKWDDRHQHVQENLKQHGVQGEIVAVPGTITGQPPILSATPSTDEEKGEKLSSSEKNSISAFDHEASLSKAEAIETAQGETIAKPTVKEAVSVCFSLHGLFHVATYACSFGGELAINSILASYYLKNFPSLGQTNASNLAAIFGFLNFVTRPLGGVVGDLLYNYCGRSLWLKKIWIHVCGLMTGALLIVIGILDPHHLPTMVGLIIVMAVFHEAGNGANFALVPHVYPYANGILSGLTGAGGNLGGVVFAIIFRFMDGGSNYAKAFWIIGVCHIVLNLAVCWIPPIPKGQVGGR